In one Novosphingopyxis iocasae genomic region, the following are encoded:
- a CDS encoding VirB3 family type IV secretion system protein — MDSGQSSLPNGFAVPVHRALTEHILLGGAPRGLAIANATLAGAIGLGLQLWIAGVAFFALGHMVAVWAARHDPQFVDVARRHPRFPAHLQV, encoded by the coding sequence ATGGATAGCGGTCAATCTTCTCTGCCGAACGGCTTTGCCGTCCCTGTCCACCGGGCGCTGACCGAGCATATCCTGCTCGGCGGTGCGCCGCGCGGACTTGCCATCGCCAACGCGACGCTGGCGGGTGCGATCGGACTGGGTCTGCAGCTGTGGATCGCAGGCGTCGCGTTTTTCGCGCTCGGCCACATGGTCGCGGTCTGGGCCGCCCGGCACGATCCGCAATTCGTCGATGTCGCGCGGCGGCATCCGCGGTTCCCCGCGCATCTGCAGGTCTGA
- a CDS encoding TrbC/VirB2 family protein, whose amino-acid sequence MLSRAHPRLSALIVGSVIALAFAAPAHAAGSSMPWEAPLQAILESIQGPVAKIVAVIIIIATGLALAFGDTSGGFRRLIQIVFGLSIAFAASSFFLSFFSFGGGALV is encoded by the coding sequence ATCTTGTCGCGAGCGCACCCGCGCCTGTCCGCTTTGATCGTTGGCAGCGTCATTGCGCTGGCATTTGCGGCGCCCGCCCATGCCGCCGGCTCGTCGATGCCGTGGGAAGCGCCGCTCCAGGCCATCCTGGAATCCATCCAGGGCCCGGTCGCTAAGATCGTCGCGGTGATCATCATCATCGCCACCGGGCTGGCACTTGCTTTCGGGGATACCTCGGGAGGTTTCCGGCGCCTGATCCAGATCGTCTTCGGGCTTTCGATCGCCTTTGCCGCGTCCTCCTTCTTCCTTTCGTTCTTCTCCTTCGGCGGCGGAGCGCTGGTGTGA
- the trbB gene encoding P-type conjugative transfer ATPase TrbB yields the protein MSVIPLRSEVSSRGARMLRTALGGDIARWLDEPDVIEVMLNPDGRLWVDRLGEGLAASECLMSAADGERIIRLVAHHVGAEVHASAPRVSAELPEGGERFEGLLPPVVAAPSFAIRKPAIAVFSLADYVTTGIMSKWQATALAGAVAAKKNILVVGGTSTGKTTLTNALLAEVAATSDRVVLIEDTLELQCAAPNLVSLRTKDGVATLSDLVRSALRLRPDRIPIGEVRGAEALDLLKAWGTGHPGGVGTLHAGSALGTLRRLEQLIQESVVTVPRALIAETIDIIAVLVRDGTGRRLAELAEVRGLDAAGEYVLAPLPSTTGDHS from the coding sequence ATGAGCGTCATCCCCCTTCGATCCGAAGTCTCATCGCGCGGCGCGCGCATGCTGCGCACTGCGCTTGGCGGCGACATCGCTCGCTGGCTCGACGAGCCCGATGTCATCGAAGTCATGCTCAACCCCGACGGGCGTCTCTGGGTCGACCGGTTGGGCGAGGGTCTCGCGGCAAGCGAATGTCTGATGAGCGCGGCCGATGGTGAGCGCATCATCCGGCTGGTCGCCCATCATGTCGGCGCCGAGGTGCATGCTAGCGCACCGCGTGTGTCCGCCGAACTGCCGGAAGGCGGCGAGCGCTTCGAAGGTCTGCTGCCCCCGGTGGTTGCCGCTCCCAGCTTTGCCATTCGCAAACCAGCCATCGCGGTGTTCTCGCTGGCCGATTACGTGACGACCGGGATCATGAGCAAATGGCAGGCCACAGCGCTTGCCGGTGCAGTCGCTGCGAAGAAGAACATTCTGGTGGTTGGCGGCACCTCGACCGGCAAAACGACGCTCACCAATGCGTTGCTCGCCGAGGTCGCAGCCACGTCCGACCGTGTCGTCCTCATCGAGGATACGCTGGAGCTGCAATGTGCAGCGCCCAATCTGGTGTCGCTGCGGACCAAGGACGGCGTTGCCACCTTGTCCGATCTTGTCCGGTCGGCGCTGCGCCTGCGGCCCGACCGCATTCCCATCGGCGAGGTGCGCGGTGCCGAGGCGCTCGATCTGCTGAAAGCCTGGGGCACCGGTCATCCAGGCGGGGTCGGCACGCTCCACGCCGGCTCGGCGCTTGGCACGCTGCGGCGGCTTGAACAGCTGATCCAGGAAAGCGTGGTCACCGTGCCGCGCGCGCTGATCGCCGAAACCATCGATATCATCGCCGTGCTCGTGCGCGACGGCACCGGGCGGCGCCTTGCCGAACTCGCCGAGGTGCGCGGACTCGATGCCGCGGGCGAATACGTCCTCGCACCCCTTCCATCCACAACAGGAGACCATTCGTGA
- a CDS encoding cysteine desulfurase family protein, translating to MRRPDPAYLDFMASTPVDPSVIDAMTDAMSHDWGNPHSDHAHGLQASKIVERSREALAALLGAGEDEILFTSGATEANNLAIKGVMSSAERRGNHLVVSSIEHKCVLEAARSLVKSGIEVTEVRPGSNGRVRAEAIAQALRPDTALVSVMHANNETGVIQPVREIAEICHRQGVLFHTDAAQTVGKIDVDFNHTSADLLSFSGHKFYGPKGIGGLVVSRAARLRLVPQLDGGGQQPLGRSGTVPVPLCAGLAAAARLYERHGQSARTHIQSLQRLFEDRVTRKGCPFTINPHAERIPGCTSLRAEGVNAEDILLHARGELSASTDSACNSGSIEPSYVLLAQGLSFDEASSSVRIGIGRTTSEADIDRAVTALLAAYEKAYRAAA from the coding sequence TTGCGCAGACCCGACCCCGCCTATCTCGATTTCATGGCCTCAACTCCGGTCGATCCCTCGGTCATCGATGCGATGACGGACGCGATGAGCCATGACTGGGGCAATCCGCATTCGGATCATGCGCATGGCCTGCAAGCCTCGAAAATTGTCGAACGATCGCGCGAAGCGCTTGCGGCGCTGCTCGGTGCCGGGGAGGACGAAATCCTCTTCACCAGCGGAGCAACCGAGGCGAACAACCTCGCCATCAAAGGTGTTATGAGCTCAGCCGAACGACGCGGAAACCATCTGGTGGTGTCGTCGATCGAGCACAAATGCGTGCTGGAAGCCGCCCGTTCGCTCGTCAAAAGCGGGATCGAGGTCACCGAGGTCAGACCAGGGTCAAATGGCCGCGTTCGCGCAGAAGCCATCGCGCAGGCCCTGAGGCCCGACACGGCGCTCGTATCGGTCATGCACGCCAACAACGAAACCGGCGTCATTCAACCCGTGCGCGAGATTGCCGAAATCTGTCATCGCCAAGGTGTCCTGTTTCACACAGACGCGGCGCAGACCGTTGGAAAGATCGATGTCGACTTCAACCATACCAGTGCCGATCTGCTGAGTTTCTCCGGTCACAAGTTCTACGGTCCAAAAGGCATCGGCGGCCTTGTCGTGTCGCGCGCCGCGCGGTTACGGCTCGTTCCGCAGCTTGATGGCGGTGGACAGCAGCCTCTCGGACGCAGCGGTACAGTGCCGGTTCCGCTTTGCGCCGGGCTTGCAGCGGCGGCGCGGCTTTACGAGCGCCACGGCCAGTCGGCACGCACACATATTCAATCATTACAAAGACTTTTCGAAGATCGAGTCACCAGGAAGGGATGCCCTTTTACTATCAATCCGCATGCCGAGCGCATCCCGGGTTGCACAAGCCTCAGGGCCGAGGGAGTGAATGCGGAAGACATCCTCTTGCATGCCCGCGGCGAACTATCAGCATCGACAGACTCAGCCTGCAACTCAGGCAGCATCGAGCCGTCTTACGTCCTGTTGGCGCAAGGGCTTTCCTTTGACGAGGCTTCGTCGTCCGTTCGCATCGGGATTGGCCGAACCACTTCCGAGGCGGACATTGACCGTGCCGTCACTGCGCTCTTGGCTGCGTACGAGAAAGCCTACCGCGCCGCTGCCTGA
- a CDS encoding DUF4007 family protein — protein MLRGPLGQPDVKTRFAGHETFPLRRLWLRKAYDAVCEDSEAPAPNTFDKDEGIIRFGVGKNMVAAIKHWALACRIIEEDPERGVGALKATPFGDLIFDRDSGLDPFMESLATTWLLHWQIASNFERATTWYYAFNHLNAHGFDRDGIAEPIRLLCAQLDRSRASSTTIKRDVECFVRSYVAKVGAGAVDDQVETVLGELGLMREVSSRSFAFRHGPKPGLPDGIFLFALADFWARRAPEQATLAIDTLVYEPGSPGRIFKLDEDALIDRLVDIERVAKGAFLWTDSAGVRAIARRGEGLPDPASFIASAYPHTKALAA, from the coding sequence ATGCTCAGAGGACCCCTTGGACAGCCCGACGTCAAGACGCGCTTCGCGGGACATGAAACCTTCCCGCTGAGGCGGCTGTGGCTGCGCAAGGCTTACGATGCCGTCTGCGAGGATTCGGAAGCTCCGGCCCCCAATACCTTCGACAAGGACGAAGGGATCATCCGGTTCGGGGTCGGCAAGAATATGGTTGCGGCGATCAAGCATTGGGCGCTCGCGTGCCGAATCATTGAAGAAGACCCGGAGAGGGGTGTCGGTGCCTTGAAGGCAACGCCCTTCGGAGATCTCATCTTTGACCGCGATTCAGGTCTCGATCCGTTCATGGAAAGCCTCGCGACCACATGGCTGCTCCATTGGCAGATCGCCAGCAATTTCGAGCGCGCCACGACGTGGTATTATGCGTTCAACCATCTGAATGCACACGGGTTCGACCGCGACGGCATTGCCGAGCCGATCCGGCTGCTGTGTGCCCAACTCGACCGGTCGCGGGCCTCCTCCACAACGATCAAGCGCGACGTGGAATGCTTTGTCAGATCCTATGTCGCCAAGGTCGGCGCGGGCGCGGTTGACGATCAGGTGGAAACCGTACTTGGCGAACTTGGCCTTATGCGCGAAGTGTCATCGCGATCGTTCGCTTTCCGCCATGGGCCCAAGCCCGGCTTGCCCGACGGTATCTTCCTTTTTGCGCTTGCAGATTTCTGGGCGAGGCGTGCGCCCGAGCAAGCAACGCTCGCCATCGATACGCTGGTATACGAGCCCGGATCGCCGGGGCGGATCTTCAAGCTAGACGAGGATGCGCTGATCGACCGGCTTGTCGATATCGAAAGGGTCGCCAAGGGCGCCTTTCTGTGGACCGACAGCGCAGGTGTGCGCGCGATTGCCAGGCGGGGAGAAGGCCTGCCTGATCCGGCCTCCTTCATCGCCAGCGCCTATCCGCACACCAAGGCGCTCGCGGCATGA
- a CDS encoding ATP-binding protein, with translation MTQAYLSDHVSVAPRYQRSIRIDADFGQADPLSGYVLQGSARDALTTTLRLATNGQGAFTWTGPYGGGKSSLALALASYSLGRGPAYREAKQLLGDVPEVADVFGRAPKDWLCVPVSGRRGNPVADLREAVASAIAGEPGHARTKRSRMEAADGRDIVERLQREVEARPKGGVLVVVDELGKYLEGAADHAVDIHFFQDLAEAANRSEGRLIVVGVLHQAFERYADRLGQSVQDEWRKVQGRFADVPIITAVDEVIELVGRAVTTERSHPQSHQIAAIVASEIAERRPGVPKDLAERLDDCWPLNPAAAALLGPITRRRFSQNERSLFGFLASAEPSGFTEFLPRTTLASGRTFGPAELWDYLQVNLEPAIMASPDGHRWAQAAEAIARAGRDGTHLRLQIAKTVAVIDLFSNGSGLAASSRTIAASLGHSDADVEEQLADLVKISALVYRRHLGAYAIYAGSDFDIEGEIEARIAERGRLEIASLNDLASLQPILAKRHYAEYGTPRWFDAQIGELAPQGLGPKDVRVSAGAAGKFLLLLPGIDVDPGQAEASLIEVSRTEHRHGLPVIVGLASNSADIRKTAIELEAARDVRNESPELAGDAAARREIDARIAHLSAQLEGLLREGFERAHWFDTGKPLDLQSLSYGLSQAASDIARRTFRQAPIVHSELINRRRPSSNSNAALRALLHAIVVGRGEQHFGIKGYPAEKGLAVTVLERARLYVRQGERWDFVPPGETSTFAPLWSLTDGLLEAGEQVGVADIYRAWGEPPYGVQQGVMPLLLVTYLFSRRHSTAIYAKEAFQPAISDLVMDLLLQDPDHIALRSVPTDAANAVALKEFAAVASEFVEEAPSEEPLEIAQALVQFAYSLPNWSRKAQATLSKQAIDVRRLLLDADDPYQLLFVDIPEALEASGEGTAPALRTVLSELDHAYPDMIEDLKTRMLEGLKHRDAGNLSELVERAKRIAGHGGDDLKLRGFITRLAEFDGSTESMAEICGLVMGKPVTTWHDLEPSRAAMQLSEYAYRFRRVELFGDSDQQPTQTAVMVMAGVGSTERSVVRRAQIATEAQKRLGPLLDEIGKTLDTARLEPDMVLAVIAELAQRHIEDDGERDVTVPISAEKEA, from the coding sequence ATGACGCAGGCCTATCTCTCAGACCATGTTTCGGTCGCCCCGCGCTACCAAAGATCGATCAGGATCGATGCCGATTTTGGCCAGGCCGATCCCCTCTCCGGCTATGTACTTCAAGGATCGGCGCGCGATGCGTTGACCACCACGCTCCGCCTCGCGACAAACGGCCAGGGCGCGTTCACCTGGACGGGCCCTTACGGCGGCGGCAAGTCGAGCCTCGCGCTTGCGCTTGCCTCCTACTCGCTCGGGCGCGGGCCCGCCTACAGGGAAGCGAAGCAACTGCTTGGCGATGTGCCCGAAGTGGCCGACGTTTTCGGGCGTGCGCCCAAAGACTGGCTCTGCGTGCCGGTGAGCGGTCGGCGGGGCAACCCGGTGGCGGACCTGCGCGAAGCGGTCGCATCAGCAATCGCTGGCGAGCCGGGCCACGCGCGGACCAAGCGGTCCAGGATGGAAGCCGCTGACGGGCGCGATATCGTCGAGCGGCTGCAACGCGAGGTTGAAGCGCGTCCCAAGGGCGGGGTTCTCGTCGTTGTCGACGAACTGGGCAAATATCTGGAAGGTGCTGCCGATCACGCCGTCGACATCCATTTCTTCCAGGATCTCGCAGAGGCGGCCAATCGCAGCGAGGGAAGACTTATCGTTGTGGGCGTGCTGCACCAGGCTTTCGAGCGCTATGCGGATCGCCTCGGGCAAAGCGTCCAGGACGAATGGCGCAAGGTTCAGGGCCGCTTTGCGGATGTCCCGATCATTACGGCGGTCGACGAGGTCATCGAATTGGTCGGTCGTGCCGTCACGACAGAGCGTTCGCACCCTCAGTCGCATCAAATTGCCGCTATTGTTGCCAGCGAGATTGCCGAACGGCGACCAGGTGTGCCCAAGGATCTTGCGGAAAGGCTCGACGATTGCTGGCCTCTCAACCCTGCGGCGGCAGCGCTGCTCGGGCCGATCACCCGGCGGCGCTTCAGCCAGAACGAACGCAGCCTGTTCGGTTTTCTTGCCTCGGCGGAACCCAGCGGCTTCACCGAATTCCTTCCGCGCACGACACTCGCCTCGGGAAGAACCTTCGGACCGGCAGAACTTTGGGATTATCTGCAGGTCAATCTGGAGCCTGCGATCATGGCTTCGCCCGACGGCCATCGATGGGCACAGGCCGCAGAGGCGATAGCGAGGGCGGGCCGCGACGGCACCCACCTGCGCTTGCAGATCGCGAAGACCGTGGCGGTCATCGATCTGTTCAGCAATGGATCGGGTCTGGCAGCCTCATCCCGGACGATTGCGGCAAGCCTCGGTCATTCCGATGCGGACGTCGAAGAGCAGCTTGCCGATCTCGTGAAGATTTCGGCGCTGGTCTACCGTCGCCATCTCGGCGCCTATGCAATCTATGCCGGCAGCGATTTCGACATTGAGGGCGAAATCGAGGCCCGCATCGCCGAACGCGGGCGGCTCGAGATAGCGTCTCTGAACGATCTCGCCTCGCTGCAGCCGATTCTGGCCAAGCGGCATTACGCCGAATATGGCACGCCGCGCTGGTTCGACGCACAAATCGGCGAACTGGCGCCGCAAGGGCTTGGTCCGAAAGACGTTCGGGTTAGCGCCGGGGCTGCTGGCAAGTTCCTGCTGCTTCTGCCTGGGATCGACGTCGATCCCGGCCAAGCGGAGGCGAGTCTGATCGAAGTCTCGCGCACGGAGCATCGGCACGGTCTGCCCGTAATTGTTGGTCTTGCATCGAACAGTGCGGACATTCGCAAAACAGCGATCGAGCTCGAAGCCGCGCGAGACGTGCGCAACGAAAGCCCCGAACTGGCCGGAGATGCAGCCGCCAGGCGCGAGATCGATGCCCGCATTGCCCATTTGTCCGCGCAGCTGGAAGGTCTCCTGAGAGAGGGTTTCGAGCGCGCGCACTGGTTCGACACTGGTAAGCCGCTCGATTTGCAGTCGCTTTCCTATGGCCTGTCGCAAGCAGCAAGCGATATCGCCCGGCGGACTTTCCGGCAGGCTCCGATCGTGCATTCCGAACTCATCAATCGTCGGCGGCCTTCGAGCAATTCCAATGCGGCGTTGCGAGCCTTGTTGCATGCTATTGTAGTGGGCCGCGGCGAGCAGCACTTCGGGATCAAGGGCTATCCGGCCGAGAAGGGCCTAGCGGTTACCGTTCTGGAACGCGCGCGTCTCTATGTCCGGCAAGGCGAGCGGTGGGACTTCGTTCCGCCCGGCGAAACCAGCACGTTCGCCCCTCTCTGGTCGCTAACCGATGGCCTGCTCGAAGCCGGCGAGCAGGTTGGTGTTGCCGACATCTACCGGGCTTGGGGCGAGCCGCCTTACGGCGTGCAGCAAGGCGTGATGCCCCTATTGCTCGTGACCTATCTTTTCTCGCGCCGTCACAGCACTGCGATCTATGCGAAAGAGGCCTTCCAGCCGGCAATATCCGATCTGGTCATGGATCTTCTGCTGCAGGACCCCGACCATATTGCGCTGAGATCGGTTCCGACCGATGCCGCGAATGCGGTCGCGCTGAAGGAGTTTGCAGCCGTCGCGAGCGAATTCGTCGAAGAGGCGCCGTCGGAGGAGCCGCTCGAGATAGCACAGGCGCTCGTGCAGTTTGCGTACAGCCTTCCCAACTGGTCGCGCAAGGCGCAAGCCACGCTCTCCAAGCAAGCAATCGATGTGCGTCGCTTGTTGCTAGATGCGGACGATCCCTACCAGCTCCTCTTCGTCGACATCCCCGAAGCGCTCGAGGCTTCAGGCGAAGGCACCGCACCTGCGCTGCGCACGGTCCTGAGCGAACTCGATCACGCTTACCCAGACATGATCGAGGATCTGAAAACCCGGATGCTGGAGGGCCTGAAACACCGCGATGCAGGAAATCTCTCCGAGTTGGTGGAACGAGCCAAGCGAATAGCGGGTCACGGGGGAGACGACCTCAAGCTTCGAGGCTTCATCACGAGGCTGGCCGAGTTCGATGGGTCGACGGAAAGCATGGCGGAAATTTGCGGTCTCGTGATGGGTAAGCCGGTGACGACGTGGCACGATCTCGAGCCGAGTCGGGCGGCGATGCAGCTGTCGGAATACGCCTACCGGTTCCGCCGCGTGGAACTGTTCGGCGACAGCGACCAGCAACCGACCCAGACCGCGGTGATGGTGATGGCGGGTGTCGGGTCGACCGAACGAAGCGTCGTCCGCAGAGCACAGATTGCAACCGAGGCGCAGAAGCGCCTCGGGCCACTCCTCGACGAGATTGGCAAGACGCTCGACACCGCCCGGCTCGAGCCCGATATGGTGCTCGCTGTGATTGCGGAGCTCGCACAGCGTCATATCGAGGATGACGGCGAGCGCGATGTCACTGTGCCCATTAGCGCGGAGAAGGAAGCGTGA
- a CDS encoding phosphoadenosine phosphosulfate reductase family protein translates to MTGEAMHVLGLSGGRDSAALAVWMRDHRPDIDVRYFFTDTGKELPEVYDYLGRLEGFLGKTIEMLNPGRDFDFWLAEYGHFLPSPRTRWCTRQLKIQPFQKWLKPHLDAGVEVHSYVAIRADEPSRSGMIATHPNMHVHFPLREAGLDKASVIGLLENSGLGLPDYYRWRSRSGCTFCFYQQKIEWVRLMREHPDAFEEAKRYEKSAIEHGSPFTWTQNESLEELARPERVAEIERNHEERKAQALARRMPNPLRARITDRTLEQMLADEDSGCLVCHK, encoded by the coding sequence GTGACCGGCGAGGCGATGCATGTCCTGGGTCTGTCCGGCGGACGAGACAGCGCTGCCCTCGCGGTCTGGATGCGCGATCACCGTCCGGACATCGATGTGCGGTATTTCTTCACCGACACCGGCAAGGAGCTGCCCGAGGTGTACGATTATCTCGGCCGCCTTGAGGGCTTCCTTGGCAAGACCATTGAAATGCTCAATCCTGGTCGGGATTTCGATTTTTGGCTAGCCGAATACGGCCACTTCCTGCCTTCCCCGCGGACACGCTGGTGCACCCGGCAGTTGAAAATTCAGCCATTCCAGAAGTGGCTCAAACCGCATCTCGACGCAGGCGTGGAGGTGCATTCCTATGTCGCGATCCGCGCCGACGAACCGAGCCGTTCGGGGATGATCGCAACCCACCCCAACATGCACGTCCATTTCCCATTGAGGGAGGCCGGTCTCGACAAGGCATCGGTCATCGGCCTGCTGGAAAACTCCGGACTCGGCCTGCCGGACTATTACCGCTGGCGCTCTCGCAGCGGTTGCACATTCTGCTTTTACCAGCAGAAGATCGAATGGGTGCGGCTGATGCGCGAGCACCCGGACGCCTTCGAGGAAGCCAAGCGTTACGAGAAATCAGCCATCGAGCACGGTTCGCCGTTCACCTGGACCCAGAACGAAAGTCTCGAAGAACTGGCGCGGCCGGAGCGGGTTGCCGAGATCGAGCGCAATCATGAAGAGCGCAAGGCACAGGCGCTCGCTCGCAGAATGCCAAATCCGCTGAGAGCACGGATCACCGATAGGACGTTGGAACAGATGCTTGCGGACGAGGACAGCGGCTGTCTCGTCTGTCACAAATGA
- a CDS encoding sensor histidine kinase, with the protein MFKVSARTVLELGSELISSDAIAFYELIKNGVDAGTKDGVTIKFKVVLARRDYLELRHTVNRLRNMPDNGNHAEDEFDFEEALAELLDETRARLFSDAGKLYDRAIEFLENIDDLDEYDAALEEIDALNQVTVSDTGSGMSLEQLETVFLVLGTKSRKEEVDTAFEDGVSEAPYLGEKGIGRLSAMRLGDRLTVRTAREEDETFNILDIDWTDFEDPQKMIEDVTIEPRVGGEKPQPDYSGTDIRVRRLKANWDRNRVERLAVDDFSLLANPIGKSKRHRIAIFWNGERINFARLDKNFLSHAHATLKGEYKIRDGSPELMLRMELVNLGFEHPVEHQIETLKFDDLLAALVGLRQKRSRENKRDVNAAALTDVGPFNFELYWFNRATLRKGRSTGDYQALRKLLDQWMGVRLYRDGFRVYPYGTEDDDWLELDRTALRAKGYALNRIQFVGQVDIGRFSNPHLIDQTNREGLRHTPEEAVLKEAIQLAVDRLRDEMKRVENAFKKNKPRVPTDPTRTKALEQRMKKAIRALARSADEDQREIVAEFEEMREEFSRYAAEARERILELEQDTDQMVAMAGVGLMVEVVAHELARSAEDALDTLNKLQRKNVPEEVRSRLESLRASMKAISKRLRILDPLSVSGRQRKEAFELDELVRDLLSAHEAQFDRHHVKLETHFPDRPVALKAVKGMVAQVIENLVSNSVYWMDIERERKLGFKPLLTIAVEDNPPRVRVTDNGPGISPEYAERVFDLFFSLKDKSRRRGLGLFIAREAAEHNGGALVIDTEIVNREGRYTTFDYRVIGSDE; encoded by the coding sequence ATGTTTAAGGTTTCGGCCCGCACCGTTCTTGAGCTCGGTTCAGAGCTCATCAGCTCCGACGCGATCGCATTCTATGAGCTTATCAAGAACGGTGTTGACGCAGGGACGAAGGACGGCGTCACGATCAAATTCAAGGTTGTCCTCGCCCGCAGGGACTATCTCGAGTTGCGCCATACCGTGAACCGCCTGCGAAATATGCCCGACAATGGCAATCATGCGGAAGATGAGTTCGATTTCGAGGAAGCGCTTGCCGAACTGCTCGATGAAACCCGTGCCCGCCTCTTCAGCGATGCAGGCAAGCTTTACGATAGGGCGATCGAATTTCTCGAGAATATCGACGATCTCGACGAATACGATGCTGCGCTAGAAGAGATTGATGCGCTCAACCAGGTAACGGTTTCTGACACCGGGTCGGGCATGTCCTTGGAACAGCTCGAAACCGTGTTTCTGGTTCTCGGAACCAAATCGCGCAAAGAAGAAGTCGACACTGCGTTTGAAGACGGTGTCAGCGAAGCTCCGTATTTGGGCGAGAAAGGCATAGGCCGGCTCTCCGCAATGCGTCTTGGCGACCGGCTGACAGTTCGAACCGCCCGTGAAGAAGACGAGACCTTCAACATCTTGGACATCGATTGGACCGACTTCGAAGATCCGCAAAAGATGATCGAGGATGTCACGATCGAACCGCGCGTGGGCGGAGAGAAGCCGCAACCGGACTACAGCGGGACTGACATTCGCGTCCGCAGGCTAAAGGCCAATTGGGATCGCAACCGTGTTGAACGGCTTGCCGTTGATGATTTTTCGTTGCTTGCCAACCCGATTGGAAAGTCCAAACGCCACCGCATTGCCATTTTCTGGAACGGCGAGCGCATCAATTTTGCCCGGCTTGACAAAAATTTCCTTTCTCATGCCCACGCGACCCTCAAGGGTGAGTATAAGATCCGGGACGGCTCTCCCGAACTCATGCTGCGAATGGAGCTCGTCAATCTTGGGTTCGAGCATCCCGTCGAGCACCAGATCGAGACATTGAAATTCGACGATTTGCTCGCCGCACTGGTCGGCCTGCGTCAAAAACGCAGCCGGGAAAACAAGCGTGATGTAAACGCAGCCGCACTGACTGACGTCGGACCTTTCAATTTCGAACTCTATTGGTTCAATCGCGCAACGCTGCGAAAGGGCCGGAGTACAGGCGATTACCAGGCTTTGCGCAAATTGCTCGACCAATGGATGGGAGTGCGGCTCTATCGCGACGGATTCAGGGTCTATCCCTATGGTACCGAAGATGATGACTGGCTCGAACTCGATCGCACAGCTCTGCGCGCAAAGGGCTATGCGCTCAACCGGATTCAGTTTGTCGGACAGGTAGATATTGGCCGCTTCAGCAATCCGCATCTAATCGACCAAACCAACCGAGAGGGTTTGCGGCACACCCCAGAAGAAGCGGTTCTCAAAGAGGCGATACAGCTCGCTGTCGACAGGCTACGCGACGAAATGAAGCGCGTCGAAAACGCTTTCAAGAAAAACAAGCCGAGAGTGCCGACGGACCCGACCCGTACGAAAGCCCTCGAACAGCGGATGAAGAAAGCAATTCGCGCGCTCGCCCGATCGGCCGATGAAGACCAGCGAGAGATCGTCGCCGAGTTTGAAGAGATGCGTGAAGAATTTTCCCGGTATGCCGCAGAAGCGCGGGAGCGGATTCTCGAGCTCGAGCAGGATACCGATCAGATGGTCGCGATGGCCGGCGTAGGTCTGATGGTCGAGGTCGTTGCCCACGAATTGGCTCGATCCGCCGAGGATGCGCTCGACACGCTAAACAAGCTTCAGCGTAAAAACGTACCGGAAGAGGTACGAAGCAGGTTGGAAAGTCTGCGCGCGTCGATGAAAGCGATAAGCAAGCGGCTTCGTATTCTCGACCCGCTCAGCGTGAGTGGCCGACAACGCAAGGAGGCGTTCGAACTTGACGAGCTTGTCCGCGACCTCCTCAGTGCCCACGAAGCGCAGTTCGACCGACACCATGTCAAACTTGAAACGCACTTCCCCGATCGTCCGGTTGCGCTGAAAGCCGTCAAAGGCATGGTCGCACAGGTTATTGAAAACCTCGTTTCCAATTCTGTCTACTGGATGGATATTGAGCGCGAACGCAAACTGGGCTTCAAGCCGCTGCTCACGATAGCGGTGGAGGACAATCCACCGCGGGTACGAGTAACCGATAATGGGCCCGGTATATCGCCCGAATACGCCGAGCGGGTTTTCGACCTGTTTTTCTCGCTGAAGGACAAGAGCCGACGGCGCGGACTCGGGCTGTTCATTGCCCGCGAGGCAGCGGAGCACAATGGCGGCGCGCTTGTCATCGACACCGAAATTGTAAACCGCGAGGGACGATACACCACGTTCGATTATCGCGTCATCGGGAGCGATGAATGA